Proteins encoded in a region of the Actinomycetes bacterium genome:
- a CDS encoding DUF5667 domain-containing protein, whose protein sequence is MVNDSARVDDELDVVLDGHRHLYRSELGPAVEAAMLLAEELRAIELPPQVAERHVAMAMDRARRASTRSRRRSLARAVATAAAAAAIVGVPASLVSGRTLPGHPLYPLKRTIEAADLAFTFDPCREAEIHMRIAETRIGELEALVQRRDNARIVGALREVKAAVDAANVAVAKAVREEGANDETMALRQRLTGVNNDMKQELKDVLEAKPTNPAAAVTASSILSTTATPPVPSTAPQTTSAPPQTTAETPPAPPPSTSPNMSPTSPGGSTAGSGAGSGAGARGGAGAGSGAGADTSGP, encoded by the coding sequence ATGGTGAACGACTCCGCGAGAGTCGACGACGAGCTCGACGTCGTGCTGGACGGGCACCGCCACCTGTACCGCAGCGAGCTGGGACCGGCGGTTGAGGCCGCCATGCTGCTCGCCGAGGAGCTGCGCGCGATCGAGCTGCCTCCCCAGGTGGCCGAGCGGCACGTCGCCATGGCCATGGACCGGGCCAGGCGCGCCTCCACGCGGAGCCGCCGCCGCTCGCTGGCCCGCGCGGTGGCGACCGCGGCCGCCGCGGCCGCCATCGTCGGCGTTCCCGCCTCGCTGGTGTCGGGCCGGACGCTGCCCGGTCACCCGCTCTACCCGCTCAAGCGGACGATCGAGGCTGCCGACCTCGCCTTCACCTTCGATCCCTGCCGGGAGGCCGAGATCCACATGCGCATCGCCGAGACCCGCATCGGCGAGCTGGAAGCGCTGGTCCAGCGGCGCGACAATGCCCGCATCGTCGGTGCCCTCCGGGAGGTGAAGGCGGCGGTCGACGCGGCCAACGTGGCGGTGGCCAAGGCGGTCCGCGAGGAGGGCGCCAACGACGAGACCATGGCCCTTCGCCAGCGGCTCACCGGCGTCAACAACGACATGAAGCAGGAGCTCAAGGACGTCCTTGAGGCGAAGCCGACCAACCCGGCGGCCGCCGTCACCGCGTCGTCGATCCTGAGCACCACGGCCACGCCGCCCGTCCCTTCGACCGCGCCGCAGACCACGTCGGCGCCACCGCAGACCACAGCGGAGACGCCCCCCGCCCCGCCCCCCTCGACCAGCCCCAACATGTCGCCGACCTCGCCGGGCGGGAGCACCGCCGGCAGCGGCGCGGGCAGCGGCGCCGGCGCCCGCGGCGGCGCGG
- a CDS encoding extracellular solute-binding protein: protein MRVRTSVLVVLALLLAAAGCGGGADEGKGNAKELVFWNSEDNAVRVKATQAILDRFAQQTGIKVKQVAIAEDQLQAQIASASAAGTLPDLFGSLSLGFAHSLAADDFADPDAAAAVVDQLGRETFSERALKLVEAEGKPVAVPSDSWTQLLVYRKDLFDKQGLAAPDTFEAIQAGAARLKTTGMAGIAAATKPGDVFTQQTFEYFAVADNCQLTDDTGKVTLDSPACQNTFRFYTDLIRNTSVRGAQDVDTTRATYFAGKSAMLVWSSFILDELAGLRSDALPTCAECKKDKKFLSKNSGIVTAVKGPDASEPAQYGEVTSFVIVKDGNVDAAKQLVQFMLNDGYVDWLALSPEGKFPVRKGTKDEPDKFTKAWNGLKTGVDTKEPLSANYPPEVLQALSTSTDTMKRWGFEQGQGKLVGAQLGELPVPKALSEALDGRTDPAAAAKQAQQEVEQIAESVK, encoded by the coding sequence ATGAGGGTTCGGACGTCCGTCCTCGTCGTGCTCGCCCTGCTGCTCGCGGCCGCGGGCTGCGGGGGAGGCGCGGACGAAGGGAAGGGCAACGCCAAGGAGCTGGTCTTCTGGAACAGCGAGGACAACGCCGTGCGGGTCAAGGCCACCCAGGCGATCCTCGACAGGTTCGCCCAGCAGACCGGCATCAAGGTCAAGCAGGTGGCGATCGCCGAGGACCAGCTCCAGGCCCAGATCGCCTCGGCCAGCGCGGCTGGCACCCTGCCCGACCTGTTCGGCTCCCTGAGCCTGGGGTTCGCCCACTCCCTGGCCGCCGACGACTTCGCCGACCCGGACGCCGCCGCCGCCGTGGTCGACCAGCTCGGCCGCGAAACCTTCTCCGAGCGAGCCCTCAAGTTGGTCGAGGCCGAGGGCAAGCCGGTCGCCGTGCCGAGCGACAGCTGGACGCAGCTGCTGGTCTACCGCAAGGACCTGTTCGACAAGCAGGGGCTGGCCGCCCCCGACACCTTCGAGGCCATCCAGGCGGGCGCCGCCAGGCTGAAGACCACGGGAATGGCCGGGATCGCGGCCGCGACCAAGCCGGGCGACGTGTTCACCCAGCAGACCTTCGAGTACTTCGCGGTCGCCGACAACTGCCAGCTCACCGACGACACCGGCAAGGTCACCCTGGACAGCCCGGCCTGCCAGAACACCTTCAGGTTCTACACCGACCTGATCCGCAACACCTCGGTCAGGGGCGCCCAGGACGTCGACACCACCCGGGCCACCTACTTCGCGGGCAAGTCGGCGATGCTGGTCTGGTCGTCGTTCATCCTCGACGAGCTGGCCGGCCTCCGCAGCGACGCGCTGCCGACCTGCGCCGAGTGCAAGAAGGACAAGAAGTTCCTGTCCAAGAACAGCGGCATCGTGACCGCGGTGAAGGGGCCGGACGCCAGCGAGCCGGCCCAGTACGGCGAGGTCACCTCGTTCGTCATCGTCAAGGACGGCAACGTCGACGCGGCCAAGCAGCTCGTGCAGTTCATGCTGAACGACGGGTACGTCGACTGGCTCGCGCTGTCCCCGGAGGGCAAGTTCCCGGTCCGCAAGGGCACCAAGGACGAGCCTGACAAGTTCACAAAGGCGTGGAACGGCCTGAAGACCGGGGTGGACACCAAGGAGCCGCTGTCGGCGAACTACCCGCCGGAGGTGCTCCAGGCGCTCAGCACCAGCACCGACACGATGAAGCGCTGGGGCTTCGAGCAGGGCCAGGGCAAGCTCGTGGGCGCCCAGCTCGGCGAGCTGCCGGTCCCCAAGGCCCTGAGCGAGGCCCTGGACGGCAGGACCGACCCGGCCGCGGCCGCCAAGCAGGCCCAGCAGGAGGTGGAGCAGATCGCCGAGTCGGTGAAGTAG
- a CDS encoding sugar ABC transporter permease: protein MATVDVQPSRRRRGLTLRQQENRAGLALLSPTLVVVLVMVVLPILWTTVLAFQRIRLSTIRRVGLFDAGYTLRNFQTVLTSRGFLDALKTTLVYSVVGTTLAIGLGLVAALVVRSPFRGRTLVRASMLLPYVAPIVAVAFVWQIMLNPELGVVNAIGTDLLGWDEAVPFLTERSGTLSMFGFDLGVPTALLTVIVFQAWRYFPFAFLFILARLQALPAELDEAARVDGATPLQRFWYITLPQLKGVIALLVVLRFIWTFNEFDDIFLLTGGGAGTEVLSVRVYRYLTARNDVGASAATSLVMAALLAVVLLFYFRYFARREEAP from the coding sequence ATGGCAACGGTCGACGTCCAGCCCAGCAGGCGCCGGCGCGGGCTGACCCTGCGCCAGCAGGAGAACCGGGCCGGGCTGGCGCTGCTGTCGCCGACCTTGGTGGTGGTCCTGGTGATGGTGGTCCTGCCGATCCTGTGGACCACAGTGCTCGCCTTCCAGCGGATCCGCCTGAGCACCATCAGACGGGTCGGCCTGTTCGACGCCGGGTACACGCTGCGCAACTTCCAGACCGTGCTCACCTCCCGCGGGTTCCTGGACGCGTTGAAGACCACCCTGGTCTACAGCGTCGTCGGGACCACCCTGGCGATCGGGTTGGGCCTGGTCGCCGCGCTGGTGGTGCGGTCGCCGTTCCGCGGCCGCACCTTGGTGCGGGCGTCGATGCTGCTCCCCTACGTCGCGCCCATCGTCGCGGTCGCCTTCGTCTGGCAGATCATGCTCAACCCGGAGCTCGGGGTGGTGAACGCGATCGGCACCGACCTGCTCGGCTGGGACGAGGCGGTCCCGTTCCTCACCGAGCGGAGCGGCACCCTGAGCATGTTCGGGTTCGACCTCGGCGTGCCGACCGCGCTGCTCACGGTCATCGTGTTCCAGGCCTGGCGCTACTTCCCGTTCGCGTTCCTGTTCATCCTGGCCCGCCTGCAGGCCTTGCCCGCCGAGCTGGACGAGGCGGCCCGGGTCGACGGCGCCACCCCGCTGCAGCGCTTCTGGTACATCACCCTGCCCCAGCTCAAGGGCGTGATCGCCCTGCTCGTGGTGCTCCGGTTCATCTGGACGTTCAACGAGTTCGACGACATCTTCCTGCTCACCGGGGGCGGGGCCGGCACCGAGGTGCTGTCGGTGCGGGTCTACCGGTACCTCACCGCCCGCAACGACGTGGGCGCGTCCGCGGCGACGTCGCTGGTGATGGCTGCCCTCCTCGCGGTCGTGCTGCTCTTCTACTTCCGCTACTTCGCGAGGAGGGAGGAGGCGCCATGA
- a CDS encoding carbohydrate ABC transporter permease produces the protein MIAFFVAITLFPFYYMVLLSLRTIENLALEPGTLWVSVKEVSFDTYKNVLRSTDDGGQGFLLFLRNSGLVALSSVVVTLAVSILGAYAISRLEFFGRRQVHALFLAVYLFPAILLAIPLFVFYTRIGLRGSLLGLVLVYASQTVPVTIHMLRNYFETVPRSLEEAAAVDGYSRLQIIRKVSLPLAKPAIMATSLFVFMIAWNEFLFALLFLVDRRERWTVSLGLSQLAGSIEIPTTILMAGAVILTIPIVVLFFLTERLLVEGLTSGAEKG, from the coding sequence ATGATCGCGTTCTTCGTGGCGATCACCTTGTTCCCCTTCTACTACATGGTGCTGCTTTCGCTCCGCACGATCGAGAACCTGGCGCTCGAGCCGGGCACGCTGTGGGTGTCTGTGAAGGAGGTCAGCTTCGACACCTACAAGAACGTGCTGCGCAGCACCGACGACGGCGGGCAGGGGTTCCTGCTGTTCCTCCGCAACAGCGGCCTGGTCGCGCTCAGCTCGGTCGTGGTCACCCTGGCGGTGTCGATCCTGGGCGCGTACGCGATCAGCCGGCTCGAGTTCTTCGGCCGCCGGCAGGTGCACGCCCTCTTCCTGGCCGTCTACCTGTTCCCGGCCATCCTGCTCGCGATCCCGCTGTTCGTGTTCTACACCCGGATCGGGCTGCGCGGCTCCCTGCTCGGCCTGGTGCTCGTCTACGCCTCCCAGACCGTGCCGGTCACCATCCACATGCTCCGCAACTACTTCGAGACCGTGCCGAGAAGCCTCGAGGAGGCGGCCGCGGTCGACGGCTACAGCCGCCTGCAGATCATCCGCAAGGTCAGCCTGCCCCTGGCCAAGCCGGCGATCATGGCGACCAGCCTGTTCGTGTTCATGATCGCCTGGAACGAGTTCCTGTTCGCGCTGCTGTTCCTGGTCGACCGGCGCGAGCGCTGGACCGTGTCGCTCGGCCTGTCCCAGCTCGCCGGCAGCATCGAGATCCCCACCACCATCCTCATGGCCGGCGCCGTGATCCTCACCATCCCGATCGTGGTGCTGTTCTTCCTCACCGAGCGCCTGCTCGTCGAGGGCCTGACCAGCGGCGCGGAAAAGGGCTGA
- a CDS encoding serine/threonine protein kinase, producing MPATINGLPYWELGFDQDGRLVAPGGVFDELPAEGVTDLFVLSHGWNNDLGIARRLYQQFFTQLGDTLARTSALQREGARVGVVGVIWPSMRWADESLPGVAEGAVAGLAAEPTDGQLVEDLRAQFPGSEQGRTLDELADLLDRQPEDDAELARFHELMKQLVGARDLGAPEDEGEAGLFEVGDPKELYEQFATLVPAPEREREGGTTGLGDRFARLWKGAKEVLRQATYFEMKRRAGTVGRSGLGPAVASLHGTQPGLRVHLVGHSFGARLVSFSLAGLPADARGPGSPVKSLTLLQGAFSHFAFARAAAALDGKDGALAGMADRVDGPLVASFTRLDLAVGKAYPLASMLSRDATSGFEDLLYKWGGVGFDGFQAVDASQAPMAPVEQPYQFAPGRFFNLDANAVIRNGGPPSGSHSDIVHPEIAWALLSAAAITPRTG from the coding sequence ATGCCAGCGACGATCAACGGGCTGCCGTACTGGGAGCTCGGGTTCGACCAGGACGGCCGGCTGGTCGCGCCGGGCGGAGTGTTCGACGAGCTGCCGGCGGAGGGGGTCACCGACCTGTTCGTGCTCTCCCACGGCTGGAACAACGACCTCGGCATCGCCCGCCGGCTCTACCAGCAGTTCTTCACCCAGCTCGGCGACACCCTGGCGCGCACGTCGGCGTTGCAGCGGGAGGGCGCCAGGGTCGGGGTGGTCGGCGTCATCTGGCCGTCGATGCGCTGGGCCGACGAGAGCCTGCCCGGCGTCGCCGAGGGGGCGGTGGCGGGCCTGGCGGCCGAGCCGACCGACGGCCAGCTGGTGGAGGACCTGCGGGCCCAGTTCCCAGGCAGCGAGCAGGGCAGGACCCTCGACGAGCTGGCCGACCTGCTCGACCGGCAGCCCGAGGACGACGCGGAGCTGGCCCGCTTCCACGAGCTGATGAAGCAGCTCGTGGGCGCCCGCGACCTGGGCGCCCCGGAGGACGAGGGGGAGGCCGGCCTGTTCGAGGTCGGCGACCCGAAGGAGCTCTACGAGCAGTTCGCCACGCTGGTGCCGGCGCCCGAGCGGGAGCGCGAGGGCGGGACGACGGGGCTCGGCGACCGGTTCGCCAGGCTCTGGAAGGGCGCCAAGGAGGTGCTCCGCCAGGCGACCTACTTCGAGATGAAGCGCCGGGCCGGGACGGTGGGCCGCAGCGGGCTCGGTCCGGCCGTCGCCAGCCTGCACGGGACCCAGCCTGGGCTGCGGGTGCACCTGGTCGGCCACAGCTTCGGCGCCCGGCTGGTCTCGTTCTCCCTGGCCGGCCTGCCCGCGGACGCGCGCGGCCCGGGTTCTCCGGTGAAGTCGCTCACCCTGCTGCAGGGCGCGTTCTCGCACTTCGCGTTCGCGCGCGCGGCGGCCGCGCTCGACGGCAAGGACGGCGCCCTGGCCGGCATGGCCGACCGGGTCGACGGCCCCCTGGTCGCCTCGTTCACCCGCCTCGACCTGGCCGTCGGCAAGGCGTACCCGCTGGCGTCGATGCTGAGCCGCGACGCGACCTCCGGGTTCGAGGACCTGCTGTACAAGTGGGGTGGGGTCGGCTTCGACGGGTTCCAGGCGGTCGACGCCAGCCAGGCGCCGATGGCCCCGGTCGAGCAGCCCTACCAGTTCGCGCCCGGGCGCTTCTTCAACCTCGACGCCAACGCGGTCATCAGGAACGGCGGGCCGCCGTCGGGCTCCCACTCCGACATCGTCCACCCGGAGATCGCCTGGGCGCTGCTGTCGGCCGCGGCGATCACCCCAAGGACCGGCTGA
- a CDS encoding S8 family peptidase: MPTQPPRHDGPGQQPDPAEDAAAQRQRLLRPSTISEALRDETQRGRAGLLAEDDRFAVLVELNLLHARALTGAKEEFLALYRRTIRGARERPPVEVATNYYRCVLTTDEVQRLVHADQQDRGTGERAIYRVWPDFRVEQFIDRSVATVKGDAALRSYQASGLGVTWAVVDSGINEHHPHFTTHANLQGDVAGLHKDFTGLVPLSGKPLSTSPLVDGQGHGTHVAGIVAGGLGDQHAEGVLVGQHVVDERNQERVVARRVEESCSLTGVAPMCKLVSLKVVDDDGSSSVAAVMAALHYIRTVVNADGKLPRVHGVNLSLGYKFEARWFACGQSPLCNEVDQLARSGVVVVTAAGNNGYGQVDLPDWGPTRVGLTLTITDPGNAAGAITVGATHRDSPHTYGVSYFSSKGPTGDGRLKPDLVAPGERITSCAAGRMLRQLAAIAGGAAPGDDAPCYIDDTGTSMAAPHVSGAVAGFLSIRREFIGRPEEVKRLFCEQATSLGRERYFEGHGLVDLMRTIQAV; the protein is encoded by the coding sequence GTGCCGACGCAGCCGCCGCGCCACGACGGGCCTGGCCAGCAGCCCGACCCGGCCGAGGACGCGGCCGCGCAGCGCCAGCGGCTGCTGCGCCCGAGCACGATCTCGGAGGCGCTGCGCGACGAGACCCAGCGGGGCCGGGCCGGGCTGCTGGCCGAGGACGACCGGTTCGCGGTGCTGGTCGAGCTGAACCTGCTCCACGCCAGGGCGCTCACCGGCGCCAAGGAGGAGTTCCTCGCCCTGTACCGGCGCACCATCCGAGGGGCGCGGGAGCGCCCGCCGGTCGAGGTGGCAACCAACTACTACCGCTGCGTGCTCACCACCGACGAGGTCCAGCGCCTGGTCCACGCCGACCAGCAGGACAGGGGCACCGGCGAGCGCGCGATCTACCGGGTCTGGCCCGACTTCCGGGTCGAGCAGTTCATCGACCGCTCGGTCGCGACCGTCAAGGGCGACGCCGCGCTCCGCTCCTACCAGGCGAGCGGCCTCGGCGTGACCTGGGCGGTGGTGGACTCCGGCATCAACGAGCACCATCCCCATTTCACCACCCACGCCAACCTCCAGGGCGACGTGGCCGGGCTGCACAAGGACTTCACCGGACTGGTCCCGCTGAGCGGCAAGCCGCTCTCCACCTCGCCGCTGGTCGACGGGCAGGGCCACGGCACCCACGTGGCCGGGATCGTCGCCGGCGGGCTCGGCGACCAGCACGCCGAGGGGGTGCTGGTCGGCCAGCACGTCGTCGACGAGCGCAACCAGGAGCGGGTCGTGGCCAGGCGGGTCGAGGAGTCCTGCTCGCTCACTGGCGTCGCGCCGATGTGCAAGCTCGTAAGCCTCAAGGTCGTCGACGACGACGGCTCGAGCTCGGTCGCCGCGGTCATGGCCGCGCTCCACTACATCCGCACCGTGGTCAACGCCGACGGCAAGCTGCCCCGCGTCCACGGGGTGAACCTGAGCCTCGGCTACAAGTTCGAGGCCAGGTGGTTCGCATGCGGGCAGAGCCCGCTCTGCAACGAGGTCGACCAGCTCGCCCGGTCCGGCGTGGTGGTGGTCACCGCGGCCGGCAACAACGGCTACGGCCAGGTCGACCTCCCCGACTGGGGGCCGACCCGCGTCGGGCTCACGCTCACGATCACCGACCCCGGCAACGCCGCCGGCGCCATCACCGTCGGCGCCACCCACCGCGACAGCCCCCACACCTACGGGGTGTCGTATTTCTCGTCCAAGGGGCCGACCGGCGACGGGCGCCTCAAGCCCGACCTGGTCGCGCCGGGGGAGCGGATCACCTCCTGCGCCGCCGGCAGGATGCTGCGGCAGCTCGCGGCGATCGCGGGCGGCGCGGCGCCCGGCGACGACGCACCCTGCTACATCGACGACACCGGCACGAGCATGGCCGCGCCGCACGTCTCCGGCGCGGTCGCCGGGTTCCTGTCGATCCGGCGCGAGTTCATCGGCCGGCCCGAGGAGGTCAAGCGGCTGTTCTGCGAGCAGGCGACCTCGCTGGGGCGCGAGCGGTACTTCGAGGGCCACGGCCTGGTCGACCTCATGCGCACGATCCAAGCGGTCTAA
- a CDS encoding glycosyl hydrolase family 32, whose amino-acid sequence MTLRLPGHWIWDFWFAQSGDDVHVFFLHAPRDLADPELRHGHARIGHAVSRDLRAWEVLPNALDPGRPGSFDDQATWTGSVLAADGRWQLFYTGISTREDGLVQRIGLATSDDLLSWEKQGMLLEADPRWYETRGPDARSEHWRDPWVAWDAATRRFHMLITARANHGPVDGRGVIGHAWSSDLRSWQTGAPLSEPGEFYHLEVPQLVELGGAWRILFSAWAHDHSAARLARPGVVAAGGTHYLTSRERFGRYTLDQDEFLVGDPHGRFYAGRVLHHRGEWHFFAWQHLDGRGAFFGELSDPMPLTAHADGSLSVELPVAVDQGPAGQ is encoded by the coding sequence ATGACCCTGCGACTCCCCGGCCACTGGATCTGGGACTTCTGGTTCGCCCAGAGCGGCGACGACGTGCACGTGTTCTTCCTGCACGCCCCCCGTGACCTCGCCGACCCGGAGCTGCGGCACGGCCACGCCCGGATCGGCCATGCGGTCTCACGTGACCTGCGCGCCTGGGAGGTCCTGCCCAACGCGCTCGACCCCGGGCGGCCGGGCAGCTTCGACGACCAGGCGACCTGGACCGGCAGCGTCCTGGCCGCCGACGGCCGCTGGCAGCTGTTCTACACCGGGATCTCGACCCGCGAGGACGGCCTTGTGCAACGGATCGGGCTGGCCACCTCCGACGACCTGCTGTCGTGGGAGAAGCAGGGCATGCTGCTCGAAGCGGACCCGCGCTGGTATGAGACGCGCGGCCCGGACGCGCGCTCGGAGCACTGGCGCGACCCGTGGGTGGCCTGGGACGCCGCCACCCGCCGCTTCCACATGCTGATCACCGCGCGGGCCAACCACGGTCCGGTGGACGGCCGGGGCGTGATCGGGCACGCCTGGTCGTCCGACCTGCGCTCGTGGCAGACCGGAGCGCCGCTGTCCGAACCGGGCGAGTTCTACCACCTCGAGGTGCCGCAGCTGGTGGAGCTGGGCGGCGCCTGGCGGATCCTGTTCTCGGCCTGGGCGCACGACCACAGCGCCGCGCGGCTGGCCCGGCCGGGCGTCGTCGCCGCGGGCGGCACCCACTACCTGACCTCCCGGGAGCGGTTCGGCCGCTACACCCTGGACCAGGACGAGTTCCTCGTGGGCGACCCCCACGGCCGCTTCTACGCCGGGCGGGTCCTGCACCACCGGGGCGAGTGGCACTTCTTCGCCTGGCAGCACCTCGACGGCCGGGGCGCCTTCTTCGGCGAGCTCAGCGACCCGATGCCGCTGACCGCCCACGCCGACGGGTCGTTGTCGGTCGAGCTCCCGGTCGCTGTCGACCAAGGGCCGGCGGGCCAATGA
- a CDS encoding glycoside hydrolase family 36 protein, whose product MEGPLHPGQVFEEVGAVACDRRSARVFEHGWQSWSPTTTYGLHERPYRPSGERSRVMNYRPDRSAPDGMFQGEGLLAVQEGDRGPVHVFAAHPGADTVPSIRARVEGGSVVVASDGDVQQTTDDAAGGMAAALGRWADGYASAVGVGPIRPAPTIWCSWYYYFTAVTEQDMLENLDAIDHLQLPLEVVQLDDGYQAQLGDWLILSGRFGSLRDLAARIRDRGRRVGIWTAPFLVSGRSRLYAEHPEWLVGGASVGRNWDQDLFALDVTHPGAAEYLHHVFSTFRRLGIDFFKIDFIYAGALDGKRHDDLPAVQAYRRGVRLIRDAIGPDAYLLGCGAPILPSVGLVDAMRVSPDTGPEYEPGGVDLSLPSMRAAILSGVGRAWQHGRFWVNDPDCLIARPQAERRERWAAHVERYGGLRGSSDRLQGLDAWGLETTRRLLAAVPPPKPFALDAQAPR is encoded by the coding sequence ATGGAAGGTCCACTGCATCCGGGCCAGGTCTTCGAGGAGGTCGGCGCGGTCGCCTGCGACCGTCGCAGCGCCCGGGTGTTCGAGCACGGCTGGCAGTCGTGGAGCCCGACCACGACGTACGGCCTGCACGAGCGGCCGTACCGTCCGAGCGGCGAGCGGAGCCGGGTGATGAACTACCGCCCGGACCGCTCGGCTCCGGACGGGATGTTCCAGGGCGAGGGGCTGCTCGCGGTCCAGGAGGGCGACCGTGGACCGGTGCACGTGTTCGCCGCCCACCCGGGCGCCGACACCGTGCCGTCCATTCGCGCCCGGGTCGAGGGCGGCTCGGTCGTGGTGGCCAGCGACGGCGACGTGCAGCAGACGACCGACGACGCGGCAGGCGGCATGGCCGCCGCGCTGGGCAGGTGGGCCGACGGCTACGCGTCCGCCGTGGGCGTCGGCCCGATCCGCCCGGCACCGACGATCTGGTGCTCCTGGTACTACTACTTCACCGCCGTCACCGAGCAGGACATGCTCGAGAACCTCGACGCCATCGACCACCTCCAGCTGCCCCTCGAAGTGGTGCAGCTGGACGACGGCTACCAGGCCCAGCTCGGCGACTGGCTGATCCTGTCCGGTCGCTTCGGGTCCTTGCGCGACCTCGCCGCCCGCATCCGGGACCGGGGCCGGCGCGTGGGCATCTGGACGGCGCCGTTCCTGGTCAGCGGACGCTCCCGGTTGTACGCCGAGCATCCCGAGTGGCTGGTCGGGGGTGCGTCCGTCGGCCGCAACTGGGACCAGGACCTGTTCGCCCTCGACGTCACCCACCCGGGCGCCGCCGAGTACCTCCACCACGTGTTCTCCACGTTCCGCCGGCTCGGCATCGACTTCTTCAAGATCGACTTCATCTACGCGGGGGCGCTCGACGGCAAGCGCCACGACGACCTGCCGGCGGTCCAGGCCTACCGGCGGGGTGTGCGGCTGATCCGCGACGCGATCGGCCCCGACGCCTACCTGCTGGGCTGCGGCGCGCCCATCCTGCCCAGCGTCGGCCTGGTCGACGCGATGCGGGTCAGCCCGGACACCGGCCCGGAATACGAGCCCGGCGGAGTCGACCTGAGCCTGCCGTCCATGCGCGCGGCCATCCTCAGCGGCGTGGGCCGCGCCTGGCAGCATGGCCGCTTCTGGGTCAACGACCCGGACTGCCTGATCGCCAGGCCCCAGGCCGAGCGCCGCGAGCGCTGGGCCGCCCACGTCGAGCGGTACGGCGGGCTGCGCGGGTCGAGCGACCGCCTGCAAGGCCTCGACGCCTGGGGCCTGGAGACCACCCGGCGGCTGCTCGCCGCCGTGCCACCGCCCAAGCCCTTCGCGCTCGACGCCCAAGCTCCCCGCTGA
- a CDS encoding carbohydrate ABC transporter permease has translation MTTTGTTPPPTAVPGPVKPRRALSLPGRREAAVPGRGRAGPLVRAALLLVCFLWLVPTIGIIITSFRTPDAANTSGWWTVIASPLDFTQWTIANYRDALSGGMGNAFINSFAVTLPATVIPILIAAFAAYSFTFMDFWGRDVLFVLIVALLVVPNQVALVPLLRIYGNLGMTGTFAAVYLAHIGFGMPLAIYILRNYMSTLPKAVIESAKIDGASHFQTFWKLIVPMSVPALASFAIFQFLWVWNDLLVALLFLGPGDRAVVTVNVAGLVGQQQQGWQLLTAGAIISMVVPVLVFLSLQRYFVRGLTAGSVKG, from the coding sequence ATGACCACCACGGGAACGACTCCTCCTCCGACCGCTGTCCCCGGTCCGGTCAAGCCGCGGCGCGCCCTCTCCTTGCCGGGTCGCCGCGAGGCCGCAGTACCTGGCCGAGGGCGGGCCGGTCCGCTCGTCAGGGCCGCCCTGCTCCTGGTGTGCTTCCTGTGGCTGGTCCCGACGATCGGGATCATCATCACCTCGTTCCGCACCCCGGACGCCGCGAACACCTCGGGCTGGTGGACCGTGATCGCCTCGCCGCTGGACTTCACCCAGTGGACGATCGCCAACTACCGCGACGCCCTTTCGGGAGGGATGGGCAACGCCTTCATCAACAGCTTCGCGGTGACCCTGCCGGCGACCGTCATCCCCATCCTGATCGCGGCCTTCGCGGCGTACTCCTTCACGTTCATGGACTTCTGGGGCCGCGACGTCCTGTTCGTCCTCATCGTCGCCCTGCTGGTCGTGCCCAACCAGGTGGCGCTGGTGCCGCTGCTGCGCATCTACGGCAACCTCGGGATGACCGGGACGTTCGCGGCCGTCTACCTGGCCCACATCGGCTTCGGCATGCCACTGGCGATCTACATCCTGCGCAACTACATGTCCACGCTGCCCAAGGCCGTGATCGAATCGGCGAAGATCGACGGGGCCAGCCACTTCCAGACCTTCTGGAAGCTGATCGTCCCCATGTCGGTGCCCGCCCTGGCCTCCTTCGCCATCTTCCAGTTCCTGTGGGTCTGGAACGACCTGCTCGTCGCTCTGCTGTTCCTCGGCCCCGGCGACCGCGCGGTGGTCACCGTCAACGTCGCCGGGCTCGTCGGGCAGCAGCAGCAGGGCTGGCAGCTCCTGACCGCCGGCGCCATCATCAGCATGGTCGTCCCGGTGCTCGTCTTCCTCTCGCTGCAGCGCTACTTCGTGCGCGGCCTGACCGCCGGGTCCGTCAAGGGATAG